In the genome of Anabas testudineus chromosome 4, fAnaTes1.2, whole genome shotgun sequence, one region contains:
- the LOC113152316 gene encoding cytochrome c oxidase assembly factor 7 produces the protein MAGLINFEDEKEVKQYLDNLGIEYSFQCYKEKDPEGCQRLADYLEGVKKNYESAAQVLKLNCETNGHGESCYKLGAYHVTGKGGVTECLKQAYSCFMRSCKSGGKKSADACHNVALLAQDGRALEGGPDLTVARQYYEKACSDGFAPSCFNLSTLYIKGNSKGLAPDMTQALKYANRACELGHVWGCANASRMYKLGDGTEKDEKKAEELKNRARELHGLEKERELKFGE, from the exons ATGGCTGGACTTATAAACTTTGAAGATGAGAAAGAAGTGAAGCAGTATTTGGACAATTTGGGAATAGAGTACAGCTTCCAGTGCTACAAAGAGAAGGATCCTGAAG GGTGTCAAAGACTTGCAGACTACTTGGAAGGAGTAAAGAAAAACTATGAATCTGCAGCACAAGTGCTCAAACTAAACTGTGAAACAAATGGACATGGAGAGAGCTGCTACAAACTGGGAGCTTACCATGTCACAGGAAAAG GTGGCGTGACTGAATGTCTGAAACAAGCCTACTCCTGCTTCATGCGCTCCTGCaaaagtggaggaaaaaagtCTGCAGATGCCTGCCACAATGTCGCTCTGTTAGCCCAGGACGGACGAGCTTTGGAAGGAGGACCTGATCTAACAGTGGCTCGGCAGTACTATGAGAAGGCCTGCTCAGATGGCTTTGCTCCTTCCTGCTTTAACCTCAGTACTCTGTACATTAAGGGCAATTCCAAAGGGCTGGCACCAGACATGACCCAAGCTTTAAAGTACGCTAACAGGGCTTGTGAGCTGGGACATGTGTGGGGCTGCGCCAACGCAAGTCGCATGTACAAACTTGGGGATGGTACAGAGAAGGACGAGAAGAAAGCAGAAGAACTTAAGAATCGAGCGAGAGAGCTGCACGGTTTAGAGAAGGAACGGGAGCTCAAATTTGGGGAGTGA
- the zyg11 gene encoding protein zyg-11 homolog: MACSFLNTDESSPAALTDLCLTYVSQNLECFCVKRPDGSLRFREVVLFPQELADQLLAKMATEGLLNDSTVGVFRNCEYLRLRRACIRTARISAEAFQKALCPHRLLELDAARVNADLTIPDILQGLATNKYCQESLQRLVLTGLTMSSLEEPIRYRFSSLQGLRSLSLANVDFYDSGLVDLCSLPRLESLDLSNTSVTNLSPLLGLKERLRSLTLHQMKRLEMSTAQLLGVIGQLDVLQHLDISDDKQFTSDVARQLLGQPGILPALVSLDVSGRKQVTDAAVKAFVEERPGMTFFGLLATDAGFSDFLSGEGNLKVTGEANETQICEALRRYSEREGFVREALFHLFSLTHVMEKPRPDILKLVVLGMKNHPATLNVQLAASACVFNLTKQDLAAGMPVRLLSTVTQLLLEAMRTFPNHQQLQKNCLLSLCSDRILQEVPFNRFEAAKLVMQWLCNHEDQNMQRMAVAIISILAAKLSTEQTAQLGAELFIVKQLLHIVRQKATQGVVDATLKFTLSALWNLTDESPTTCRHFIENQGLDLFIKVLESFPNESSIQQKVLGLLNNIAEVGELHGELMVQGFLDHISHLLHSPEVEVSYFAAGILAHLTSRGEEAWTLSPDLRSSLLEQLHAVIMKWPPPECEMVAYRSFNPFFPLLECFHTPGVQLWAAWAMQHVCSKNAARYCSMLLEEGGLQQLEHVHTHPQTHRDVKLLAESILESLQRHRARTGQAAHTHTSHRPPPQ, encoded by the exons ATGGCCTGTAGTTTCCTAAACACG GACGAGTCGTCTCCGGCGGCTCTGACCGACCTGTGCCTGACCTATGTGAGCCAAAACCTcgagtgtttttgtgtgaagcGGCCCGATGGCTCCCTGCGCTTCAGAGAAGTGGTGCTCTTCCCACAAGAGCTGGCAGACCAGCTGTTGGCCAAGATGGCTACTGAAG GTCTATTAAATGACAGCACTGTGGGTGTATTTCGGAACTGTGAATACCTGCGGCTGAGACGAGCCTGCATCCGTACAGCGCGTATCTCTGCAGAGGCCTTCCAGAAAGCCCTCTGTCCTCACAGACTGTTGGAGCTGGATGCTGCCAGGGTCAACGCAGACCTCACTATTCCTGATATTCTGCAGGGACTGGCCACCAATAAATATTGTCAG GAGTCCCTCCAGCGACTGGTATTGACAGGTCTCACCATGTCCTCTCTGGAGGAACCGATCCGGTATCGCTTCAGCTCTCTTCAGGGCCTCCGCTCCCTCTCCCTAGCCAACGTAGACTTCTACGACTCTGGACTAGTTGATTTGTGCTCCCTGCCACGGCTGGAGAGCCTTGATCTCTCCAACACATCAGTCACCAACCTAAGTCCACTGCTGGGCCTGAAGGAACGGCTGCGCTCACTAACACTACACCAGATGAAGAGGCTGGAAATGAGCACTGCTCAGCTGCTCGGAGTCATAGGCCAGTTGGATGTTTTGCAG CACCTGGACATCAGTGATGATAAGCAGTTTACCTCCGATGTGGCTCGTCAGTTGCTTGGACAGCCAGGGATTCTACCTGCTCTTGTTTCACTGGATGTTTCAGGGAgaaaacag GTTACGGACGCAGCTGTTAAGGCTTTTGTCGAAGAGAGACCAGGAATGACCTTTTTTGGACTTCTTGCCACAGATGCTGGTTTTTCTGACTTCCTTTCTGGAGAGGGAAATCTAAAG GTAACAGGAGAAGCCAACGAGACCCAGATCTGTGAGGCGCTGCGTCGATACAGTGAAAGAGAAGGTTTTGTGAGAGAAGCTCTGTTTCATCTGTTCAGTCTGACCCATGTCATGGAGAAACCACGACCTGACATTCTTAAG CTGGTAGTTTTGGGTATGAAGAATCATCCTGCCACCCTGAATGTCCAGCTGGCAGCCAGCGCCTGTGTGTTTAACCTGACGAAGCAGGACCTGGCAGCAGGGATGCCCGTCCGATTGTTGAGCACAGTCACTCAGCTTTTACTGGAGGCTATGCGGACGTTCCCCAACCACCAGCAG CTGCAGAAGAACTGCCTGCTGTCCCTGTGCAGCGATCGTATTTTACAGGAGGTTCCATTCAACAG GTTTGAAGCTGCCAAATTAGTGATGCAGTGGCTCTGCAATCATGAAGACCAGAACATGCAGAGGATGGCTGTGGCTATCATTTCTATACTGGCTGCTAAG TTGTCCACAGAGCAGACAGCCCAGCTGGGAGCAGAGCTATTCATAGTAAAA CAACTGCTCCACATTGTGCGTCAGAAGGCAACTCAGGGCGTGGTGGATGCCACCCTCAAATTCACACTGAGTGCACTCTGGAACCTCACTGATGAATCACCAACAACTTGCCGCCATTTTATTGAGAACCAGGGGCTGGACCTGTTCATTAAAGTTCTAGAG TCTTTCCCGAATGAGTCTTCTATTCAGCAGAAGGTTCTCGGTCTGTTG AACAACATAGCAGAGGTAGGGGAGCTGCATGGAGAGCTGATGGTGCAGGGGTTCCTGGACCACATCAGCCATCTGCTGCACAGCCCAGAGGTGGAGGTCAGCTACTTTGCTGCAGGCATCCTCGCACATCTAACATCACGAGGAGAGGAGGCCTGGACTCTCAGCCCTGATCTTCGATCCTCACTACTGGAGCAACTG CATGCTGTCATTATGAAGTGGCCCCCGCCAGAGTGTGAGATGGTGGCTTACAG GTCATTTAACCCCTTTTTCCCCCTACTCGAGTGCTTTCACACACCCGGTGTCCAGCTGTGGGCAGCATGGGCCATGCAGCATGTCTGCAGCAAAAACG CCGCTCGCTACTGCAGCATGTTGTTGGAGGAGGGCggcctgcagcagctggagcacGTTCATACACACCCACAGACCCACAGAGACGTCAAACTGTTGGCTGAGAGCATTCTGGAGAGCCTGCAACGCCACCGAGCGCGCACCGGccaggctgcacacacacacacaagccaccGCCCACCGCCCCAGTGA